One stretch of bacterium DNA includes these proteins:
- a CDS encoding NTP transferase domain-containing protein, with protein sequence MGKTIGIIQARMGSERLPGKILAPLQGRPVLGLVADRLRAARVDEWWLATSEGPADDVTEAWGFELGLRVFRGHRTEVLSRFVAIAEETDAEWLVRVTADNPFVDARCVDLLVDARDASECAKRADLLKLHGGLPLESEGGVETTPRLPVGYGVELVRRDALVVADREIPASEPYHRTHVTSWLGANANHHAVPTPFDWPDRPDWRWTVDTYEDLAMARSAFRLFGPTASTIDYPTMVERLDRHPEITAMNRHVEQKKLEEG encoded by the coding sequence TTGGGCAAGACGATCGGCATCATCCAGGCGCGAATGGGTTCGGAGCGCCTGCCCGGGAAGATCCTGGCGCCGCTCCAGGGGCGACCGGTCCTCGGACTGGTCGCGGACCGCCTCCGCGCCGCCCGCGTCGACGAGTGGTGGCTCGCCACGAGCGAAGGCCCCGCGGACGACGTGACCGAGGCCTGGGGCTTCGAGCTCGGGCTTCGGGTGTTCCGCGGCCACCGCACCGAGGTCCTCTCCCGCTTCGTCGCCATCGCCGAGGAGACGGACGCCGAATGGCTCGTCCGCGTGACGGCCGACAACCCCTTCGTCGACGCCCGCTGCGTCGACCTCCTCGTCGATGCCCGCGACGCGAGCGAGTGCGCCAAGCGGGCGGATCTCCTGAAGCTCCACGGCGGCCTTCCGCTCGAGAGCGAAGGCGGTGTCGAGACGACGCCGCGGTTGCCCGTCGGCTATGGCGTCGAGCTCGTGCGTCGCGATGCCCTGGTCGTCGCGGACCGCGAGATCCCGGCGAGCGAGCCCTATCACCGCACCCACGTCACGTCCTGGCTCGGCGCGAACGCGAACCACCACGCGGTCCCGACGCCCTTCGATTGGCCGGACCGACCCGACTGGCGCTGGACCGTCGACACCTACGAGGACCTCGCGATGGCACGGAGTGCCTTCCGGCTCTTCGGACCGACTGCTTCGACGATCGACTACCCGACGATGGTCGAACGTCTCGACCGCCATCCCGAGATCACGGCGATGAATCGACACGTCGAGCAGAAGAAGCTGGAGGAGGGATGA
- a CDS encoding peptidylprolyl isomerase — MRFLSRPLLLLSSLTHSRALGAVTGLALVLASPAVAEEQLVEGIAAQVGNEIVLASEVIEISRSVEERMRAAGVPPAEILKMRRDALERLIDNKLLASVVERLELTADREEVDGAIEAIAGENGLSLEQLLSSVTSHGLSVEEYRAKIKGEIERGKVVNAMVRSRVSLEEEEVRALFDQRFGDQPSGGEEVYVRHIVVMPDGRAARSADEACSLVGDARARIERGEIDFATAAREISDTNVERGGDLGWLHTKDLAGWMGRPLSSLQPGQLSEPISMPFGCNLLHLVDRRTFTPITYEQAAPQLQQFLLGQKTEEQYIEWMEVLRSQTYIDRKGAFGG, encoded by the coding sequence GTGCGCTTCCTTTCTCGTCCTCTGCTTCTGCTCTCGTCCCTGACCCACTCCCGTGCGCTCGGGGCGGTCACCGGACTCGCGCTCGTGCTCGCGTCCCCGGCCGTCGCCGAGGAGCAGCTCGTCGAGGGCATCGCCGCTCAGGTCGGCAACGAGATCGTCCTCGCCTCCGAGGTGATCGAGATCTCGCGTAGCGTCGAGGAGCGCATGCGCGCCGCCGGGGTGCCGCCGGCGGAGATCCTGAAAATGCGGCGCGATGCCCTCGAGCGGCTGATCGACAACAAGCTCCTGGCCTCGGTCGTCGAGCGCCTCGAGCTGACCGCGGATCGCGAGGAGGTCGACGGCGCGATCGAAGCGATCGCCGGCGAGAACGGCCTTTCCCTCGAGCAGCTGCTCTCGAGCGTGACGAGCCACGGGCTCTCCGTCGAGGAGTATCGGGCCAAGATCAAGGGCGAAATCGAACGGGGCAAGGTCGTGAACGCGATGGTCCGCTCGCGCGTCTCTCTCGAAGAGGAAGAGGTTCGCGCGCTCTTCGACCAGCGCTTCGGGGACCAGCCGAGTGGCGGCGAAGAAGTCTACGTACGGCACATCGTCGTGATGCCCGACGGTCGCGCAGCACGGAGCGCCGACGAGGCTTGCTCGCTCGTCGGCGACGCCCGCGCGCGAATCGAGCGCGGAGAGATCGACTTCGCCACCGCGGCACGCGAGATCTCCGACACCAACGTCGAGCGCGGTGGCGATCTCGGCTGGCTCCACACGAAGGACCTCGCAGGCTGGATGGGCCGCCCGCTGTCTTCGCTCCAGCCCGGTCAGCTCTCCGAGCCGATCTCGATGCCCTTCGGCTGCAACCTCCTCCATCTCGTCGATCGTCGGACCTTCACGCCCATCACCTACGAACAGGCCGCTCCCCAGCTCCAGCAGTTCCTGCTCGGTCAGAAGACCGAAGAGCAGTACATCGAGTGGATGGAAGTCCTCCGCAGCCAGACCTACATCGACCGCAAGGGCGCGTTCGGTGGCTAG
- the uvrA gene encoding excinuclease ABC subunit UvrA — MAILGARTHNLRNVDLRIPRGRFVVVTGPSGSGKSSLAFDTLYAEGQRRYVESLSTYARQFLDQLSRPDVDEIEGLSPAVAIEQKSVGRSPRSTVGTITEIADHLRLLYARAGTAYCWECDTPITSQGLEEMVDRVMSLEAGTKIQVLAPVVRGRKGQYKKELDQFRRDGFVRARIDGEIHDLSEEIPLARGARHDIEIVVDRLVLKESIRARLSESLSTALRLADDLAIIDVVGDEPWWLSRSGACPTCENSFPEISPRLFSFNNPFGACDGCNGLGQVSEFDPKRIVPDESVSLADGAIAAWDLGEARGYYRRLLETIAADHRIDLDKPWKKLTKKARSLILEGASDYEIEMSVPVAGRGRRRRARTEKLVRTYDGVLGDLARREEAASGASATALKKFKRETPCPDCEGDRLRVEACSVRLAEHSLPALSRLPISDVIAFLDDLTLPAQAARVADRILGEVRERLGFLEQVGLGYLTLDRRAATLSGGEAQRIRLATQIGARLIGVLYILDEPSIGLHPRDNDRLLESLESLRDLGNSLIVVEHDEATIRRADHVIDIGPGAGIHGGRIVAQGAPATLADVPDSTTGDFLAGRRGFAVPERRPVDPSRVIRLEGCRANNLKNVDLEIPLGCLTVVTGVSGSGKSTLINDTLHRVLAGALHGALATPGAHDRVVGLDRIDKVVDVDQRPIGRSPRSNPATYSGLFSAIRNLFAGLPESRVRGWESGRFSFNVKGGRCEACEGDGAIRVEMQFLPDVFVTCEVCGGRRYDRDTLAIRYRGKSIADVLEMTVTEALELFDTVPAVARPLQSLADVGLGYIHLGQSATTLSGGEAQRMKLAKELARKSTGSTLYLLDEPTTGLHFVDVELLLGLLSRLVERGNTVVVIEHHLDVIRHADHVIDLGPEGGAEGGEIVATGTPEAVARCERSHTGRALAGAFD; from the coding sequence ATCGCGATCCTCGGGGCGCGAACCCACAATCTCCGGAACGTCGACCTGCGGATCCCGCGCGGACGTTTCGTGGTCGTGACCGGCCCCTCGGGCTCCGGCAAGTCGAGTCTCGCCTTCGACACCCTCTACGCCGAAGGTCAGCGTCGCTACGTCGAGAGCCTGTCGACCTATGCGCGCCAGTTCCTCGACCAGCTCTCGCGTCCGGACGTCGACGAGATCGAGGGGCTCTCTCCCGCCGTCGCGATCGAACAGAAGAGCGTCGGCCGGAGTCCGCGCTCGACGGTCGGCACGATCACCGAGATCGCCGACCACCTCCGGCTCCTCTACGCCCGCGCCGGGACCGCCTACTGCTGGGAATGCGATACCCCGATCACGAGCCAGGGTCTCGAGGAGATGGTCGATCGCGTGATGTCCCTCGAGGCGGGCACGAAGATCCAGGTCCTCGCGCCGGTCGTGCGCGGGCGGAAGGGGCAGTACAAGAAGGAGCTCGACCAGTTCCGCCGGGACGGCTTCGTGCGCGCCCGGATCGACGGCGAGATCCACGACCTCTCGGAGGAGATCCCGCTCGCCCGCGGCGCCCGCCACGACATCGAGATCGTCGTCGATCGGCTGGTCCTCAAGGAGTCGATCCGCGCGCGTCTCTCCGAGTCCCTCTCGACGGCCCTCCGCCTGGCCGACGACCTCGCGATCATCGACGTCGTCGGGGACGAGCCCTGGTGGCTCTCCCGGAGCGGCGCCTGCCCGACCTGCGAGAACTCCTTCCCGGAGATCTCGCCCCGGCTCTTCTCCTTCAACAACCCGTTCGGCGCCTGCGACGGCTGCAACGGGTTGGGACAGGTGTCCGAGTTCGATCCGAAGCGCATCGTCCCCGACGAATCCGTCTCCCTCGCCGACGGGGCGATCGCCGCCTGGGATCTCGGCGAGGCCCGCGGCTACTACCGGCGGCTGCTCGAGACGATCGCGGCCGATCATCGGATCGATCTCGACAAGCCCTGGAAGAAGCTCACGAAGAAGGCGCGGAGTCTGATCCTCGAGGGCGCGTCGGACTACGAGATCGAGATGTCCGTCCCGGTCGCGGGGCGCGGAAGACGGCGACGCGCGCGAACCGAGAAGCTCGTACGCACCTACGACGGTGTCCTCGGGGATCTCGCGCGACGCGAGGAGGCCGCGAGCGGCGCTTCCGCGACGGCGCTCAAGAAGTTCAAGCGCGAGACGCCGTGCCCGGATTGCGAGGGCGACCGGCTCCGGGTCGAAGCGTGCTCGGTCCGGCTGGCGGAACACTCGCTGCCCGCGCTCTCCCGACTCCCCATCTCGGACGTGATCGCCTTCCTCGACGACCTGACCCTCCCGGCCCAGGCCGCGAGGGTCGCGGATCGGATCCTCGGGGAGGTCCGCGAGCGGCTCGGCTTCCTCGAGCAGGTCGGGCTCGGCTACCTGACCCTCGACCGGCGCGCGGCGACGCTCTCCGGCGGCGAGGCCCAGCGCATCCGCCTGGCCACGCAGATCGGCGCGCGTCTGATCGGCGTGCTCTACATCCTCGACGAGCCGTCGATCGGGCTCCATCCGCGGGACAACGACCGGCTCCTCGAGAGCCTCGAATCGCTCCGCGACCTCGGCAACAGCCTGATCGTCGTCGAGCACGACGAGGCCACGATCCGCCGCGCCGACCACGTGATCGACATCGGCCCCGGCGCCGGCATCCACGGCGGCCGCATCGTCGCCCAGGGCGCGCCCGCGACCCTCGCCGACGTCCCGGACTCCACCACCGGCGACTTCCTCGCCGGCCGCCGCGGCTTCGCGGTTCCGGAGCGCCGCCCCGTCGACCCGTCGAGGGTCATCCGCCTCGAGGGCTGTCGCGCCAACAACCTCAAGAACGTCGACCTCGAGATCCCGCTCGGCTGCCTGACCGTCGTGACCGGAGTCTCGGGCTCCGGCAAGTCGACCCTGATCAACGACACCCTCCACCGCGTGCTCGCCGGCGCCCTCCACGGCGCCCTCGCCACCCCGGGCGCCCACGACCGCGTCGTCGGCCTCGACCGGATCGACAAGGTCGTGGACGTCGACCAACGCCCGATCGGCCGCAGCCCTCGAAGCAACCCCGCGACCTACAGCGGCCTCTTCTCGGCGATCCGCAATCTCTTCGCCGGCCTCCCGGAGTCGCGGGTGCGCGGCTGGGAGAGCGGACGCTTCTCGTTCAACGTGAAGGGCGGACGCTGCGAGGCCTGCGAAGGCGACGGCGCGATCCGGGTCGAGATGCAGTTCCTGCCCGACGTGTTCGTGACCTGCGAAGTCTGCGGCGGTCGCCGGTACGATCGCGACACGCTGGCGATTCGCTACCGCGGCAAGTCGATCGCCGACGTCCTCGAGATGACCGTGACCGAGGCTCTCGAGCTCTTCGACACCGTCCCCGCCGTCGCGCGCCCGCTCCAGAGCCTGGCCGACGTCGGCCTCGGCTACATCCACCTGGGACAGAGCGCGACGACCCTCTCCGGCGGCGAGGCTCAGCGCATGAAGCTCGCCAAGGAGCTCGCCCGCAAGAGCACGGGCAGCACGCTCTATCTCCTGGACGAGCCGACCACCGGCCTCCACTTCGTCGACGTCGAGCTCTTGCTGGGCCTGCTCTCCCGGCTGGTCGAGCGCGGCAATACCGTCGTCGTGATCGAGCACCACCTCGACGTGATCCGACACGCCGATCACGTGATCGACCTCGGGCCCGAGGGCGGCGCCGAAGGCGGCGAGATCGTCGCGACGGGCACACCGGAAGCCGTCGCGCGTTGCGAACGCTCCCATACGGGCCGCGCTCTCGCGGGAGCCTTCGACTGA
- a CDS encoding TetR/AcrR family transcriptional regulator has translation MPRPRIEDAEDRLLAAGLNLFARRGTERVNTNAIAKRAQLAVGTFYNHFPDKHALLREIQNRTVGALRAARVEATRGAGTDPEAQVRASAGAAVAFAESHAQAYRVTFGRERAGATAHGPVVSESTRPTADGLRRLQAAGRVDPALDPDLAARAYLAMEVGTILWWLDDPSRAGRDGVVDTLVRLHPALGARLR, from the coding sequence ATGCCGAGACCCCGCATCGAAGACGCCGAAGACCGCCTGCTCGCCGCAGGGCTGAATCTCTTCGCCCGGCGTGGGACCGAGCGGGTCAATACGAACGCGATCGCAAAACGCGCCCAGCTGGCGGTCGGCACCTTCTACAACCACTTCCCTGACAAGCACGCCCTCCTCCGGGAGATCCAGAACCGGACGGTCGGCGCGCTGCGCGCCGCGCGGGTCGAGGCGACGCGCGGCGCCGGGACCGATCCGGAAGCCCAGGTGCGGGCATCGGCGGGGGCCGCCGTCGCCTTCGCCGAGTCGCATGCCCAGGCGTATCGCGTGACCTTCGGCCGCGAGCGTGCTGGAGCCACGGCCCATGGGCCGGTCGTGTCCGAGTCGACCCGGCCGACCGCAGACGGGCTCCGCCGCCTCCAGGCCGCAGGTCGCGTCGACCCGGCCCTCGATCCGGACCTCGCGGCGCGCGCCTATCTCGCGATGGAGGTCGGCACGATCCTCTGGTGGCTCGACGATCCGTCCCGCGCCGGGCGGGACGGTGTGGTCGACACCCTCGTTCGCCTCCACCCCGCGCTCGGAGCGCGCCTTCGATAG
- a CDS encoding aldo/keto reductase yields the protein MDFLVTMDLTTWQGMRARDPRRLTLGSAQWGMPYGIANHAGPPDDDALRAMLSRARDAGVRAIDTARAYGESEARIGTTLRDVPSNEGWRVVTKLAPDVHETGVGIAECLERVSQSLSESRIALGQDALPVVLLHRFAHRHACGGKLWRTLLAERDAGRIGQLGVSAATPEEAWSALDDPDLEVLQVASSLLDLRLLRQGFFPRARELGRTIYVRSVFLQGVAHLDPTTLPRFLDPAAEALRTIHAAAAQLSVTPRALFLGFAREFLPGAHPIVGCETDAQLSELLDDWSDERIDVGGLAALVDRLPTLEADVVDPSRWPTAGSEPRTNQTTPRSVATIPR from the coding sequence ATGGACTTCTTGGTGACCATGGACCTGACGACCTGGCAGGGGATGCGCGCTCGCGACCCCCGAAGACTGACCCTCGGTAGCGCCCAGTGGGGCATGCCGTACGGCATCGCCAATCACGCCGGACCGCCCGACGACGACGCACTCCGCGCCATGCTCTCGCGCGCACGAGACGCGGGTGTCCGCGCGATCGACACCGCCCGCGCCTACGGCGAGAGCGAGGCACGGATCGGGACGACGCTCCGGGACGTGCCCTCGAACGAGGGCTGGCGCGTCGTGACGAAGCTCGCCCCCGACGTCCACGAGACCGGGGTCGGCATCGCCGAATGCCTGGAACGCGTCTCGCAGAGCCTCTCCGAGAGCCGGATCGCTCTCGGCCAGGACGCGCTCCCCGTCGTCCTCCTCCACCGCTTCGCCCATCGCCACGCCTGCGGCGGGAAGCTCTGGCGCACCCTGCTCGCGGAACGCGATGCGGGCCGGATCGGCCAGCTCGGCGTCTCCGCTGCGACCCCGGAGGAGGCGTGGTCCGCCCTCGACGATCCCGACCTCGAGGTCCTGCAGGTCGCATCGAGCCTGCTCGACCTGCGCCTGCTCCGTCAGGGGTTCTTTCCTCGGGCCCGGGAGCTCGGACGCACGATCTACGTCCGCAGCGTCTTCCTGCAGGGGGTGGCCCACCTCGATCCGACGACCCTTCCCCGATTCCTGGATCCCGCGGCCGAAGCGCTCCGGACGATCCATGCCGCTGCCGCCCAGCTGAGCGTGACGCCGCGGGCGCTCTTCCTGGGCTTCGCCCGGGAATTCCTGCCGGGCGCGCATCCGATCGTCGGCTGCGAGACTGACGCGCAGCTGAGCGAGCTGCTCGACGATTGGTCCGACGAGCGGATCGATGTGGGTGGCCTGGCCGCGCTGGTGGACCGGCTGCCGACCCTGGAAGCCGACGTCGTGGATCCCTCCCGCTGGCCGACCGCGGGTTCGGAGCCGCGTACGAACCAGACGACCCCGCGGAGCGTCGCTACCATCCCGCGCTGA
- a CDS encoding SDR family oxidoreductase, producing the protein MTSRASHSTLANDALTGLGIGVSGGGTHLGRAIALALAAAGAEVVVFGRRAEPLEETHALARDLSGHVHAEIADQHLDEDLTRVFDRIDKEAGCVHGWVNNACGVAAHSQGGPVTLDRLERQAVENTLESTLSDVILATEAAAERMRRSGAGQGGAIVNVSSMYGLVSPQPATYDAHPGFHSPPAYGAAKAGVVQFTRYAACHYAGDGIRVNSVSPGPFPSEAVQRDAAFLAQLEARVPLRRIGDAHEIAGPVAFLLSPLASYVTGHDLVVDGGWTSW; encoded by the coding sequence ATGACCTCGCGAGCGAGCCACTCCACCCTCGCGAACGACGCGCTCACCGGTCTCGGAATCGGCGTGAGCGGGGGTGGGACCCATCTCGGTCGCGCGATCGCACTCGCGCTGGCCGCGGCCGGCGCCGAGGTCGTCGTCTTCGGCCGGCGAGCCGAACCCCTCGAAGAGACACACGCCCTCGCCCGCGACCTCTCCGGCCACGTCCATGCCGAGATCGCCGACCAACATCTCGACGAGGATCTCACGCGCGTCTTCGATCGGATCGACAAGGAAGCCGGCTGCGTGCATGGGTGGGTGAACAACGCCTGTGGCGTCGCCGCCCACAGTCAGGGCGGCCCGGTCACGCTCGATCGCCTCGAACGCCAGGCCGTCGAGAACACCCTCGAATCGACCCTCTCCGACGTGATCCTGGCGACCGAGGCCGCCGCCGAGCGAATGCGGCGCTCTGGAGCCGGGCAGGGCGGTGCGATCGTGAACGTATCCTCGATGTACGGACTCGTGTCGCCGCAGCCCGCGACCTACGACGCACATCCGGGCTTCCACAGCCCGCCCGCGTACGGCGCCGCGAAGGCCGGTGTCGTCCAGTTCACACGTTATGCGGCCTGCCACTACGCCGGCGACGGGATCCGCGTGAACAGCGTGAGCCCGGGCCCCTTCCCGAGCGAAGCGGTCCAGCGCGACGCCGCCTTCCTCGCGCAGCTCGAAGCGCGCGTGCCGCTCCGACGGATCGGCGACGCGCACGAGATCGCCGGCCCCGTCGCCTTCCTGCTCTCGCCCCTCGCCAGCTACGTGACCGGACACGACCTCGTCGTCGACGGAGGATGGACTTCTTGGTGA
- the mfd gene encoding transcription-repair coupling factor, which translates to MSADAKTEADETAGPAKVKRRRSPKRGDTPFDRFVRETGTDALRRLTGLRGAAGRVAASHLIRAAGEGPVLYVTPHSRAADAAILALRSLLGEREDESRIRAFPRHDTLPFDRFSPQPFLVSQRMEVLHRLEEAGSADATEPPPIVVAPRSALSLRVPSRALLRRSTVRVSVGQEIDRDELLIQLVALGYQRMALVEEPGEVAVRGDIVDVFPPQLVTPVRIELWGEEVDSIRSFDPASQRSQTKASTALLPPPRELIFDRDAVIERSDALRAEAAAQSIPETEVDELVDAMLRGHVPPGAESLAPLLQPERERFFDYLPENTLVLVEEPEEGAARFEQVFGEIEANHAAAVGERLTVPLEDLLLGPEAVCEALEARGPTSFERLDVLDEQGEAGRHLVDTRTQDDLRRALATTRSHDRALAPLVDQVNAWLADKWRVVIACSSLSSADRLKTLLFEYELEGQVATDPRPIWHWSLPGRLEFRVAPISEGFVWPDQALAIVTDEEIFGVRQKKRNRTGWREGQSLDGIAQLAPGDFLVHHDHGIGIYKGLHELSAGGRSNELLAIEYLGGDKLFLPVDRLSRVQRYGAADGVKPRIDKLGGETWEKVRGKVKASLRNMAGELLSLHAARELAPGFAFAGRDTALEEFEAGFAFDETPDQMAAIDEVIGDMQQAKPMDRLVCGDVGYGKTEVAIRAAFRAAQDGKQVVVLTPTTVLCQQHFENFQKRFEDHPIRVDMLSRFCTTKEAKNTLEGLATGQVDIVVATHRILAKNVQWKDLGLLVVDEEQRFGVSHKERIKKLKKTVDVLTLTATPIPRTLQMAFTGIRDLSVIETPPVDRLAIRTQVCKFDEGLIREAILREIRRGGQVFFLHNRVQTIEAMRETLERIVPEVSIMIAHGQMKERQLEDKIHAFMRKEADVLLCTTIIESGIDMPNVNTILVNRADALGLAQLYQIRGRVGRSTRRAYAYLLVPTQVGSLSGDAQKRLEAIQDLSELGAGFRLANLDLEIRGAGDLLGSEQSGNLRSVGYETYMEMLEETIDELRGTAHEEWLDPEIKLPVVGRLPDDYVADVSQRLVFYKRLSSARDENEVALIRDELLDRYGRMPSEAENLLEVIRLKILARRLGILRIETQRGELVLQAAAQSRIDPDRLIQLLTHARSGLRVTPDQKIVAKAPGPEGGPPALFDATRQLLGQLSTA; encoded by the coding sequence ATGAGTGCGGACGCGAAGACAGAAGCCGACGAGACGGCGGGGCCCGCGAAGGTCAAGCGCCGGCGTTCGCCCAAACGCGGCGACACGCCCTTCGACCGGTTCGTCCGCGAGACCGGGACCGACGCGCTCCGCCGCCTGACCGGCCTGCGTGGCGCCGCCGGCCGCGTGGCGGCCAGCCACCTGATCCGTGCCGCTGGCGAGGGCCCGGTCCTCTACGTGACGCCCCATTCCCGCGCGGCGGACGCCGCGATCCTGGCGCTTCGCAGCCTCCTCGGCGAGCGCGAGGACGAGAGTCGGATCCGCGCCTTCCCGCGCCACGACACCCTCCCCTTCGACCGCTTCTCGCCCCAGCCCTTCCTCGTCAGCCAGCGGATGGAGGTGCTGCACCGTCTCGAAGAGGCCGGGAGCGCAGACGCGACCGAGCCGCCGCCGATCGTCGTCGCTCCGCGCTCGGCCCTGTCCCTTCGCGTGCCTTCCCGTGCGCTCCTGCGCCGTTCGACCGTCCGCGTCTCCGTCGGTCAGGAGATCGACCGCGACGAGCTGCTCATCCAGCTCGTCGCCCTCGGCTACCAGCGCATGGCCCTCGTCGAAGAGCCCGGCGAGGTCGCGGTCCGCGGTGACATCGTCGACGTCTTCCCGCCGCAGCTCGTCACCCCGGTCCGGATCGAGCTCTGGGGCGAGGAGGTCGATTCGATCCGGAGCTTCGACCCCGCGAGCCAACGCTCCCAGACGAAGGCCTCGACCGCGCTGCTGCCCCCGCCGCGCGAGCTGATCTTCGACCGGGACGCCGTCATCGAGCGGTCCGACGCGCTCCGCGCGGAGGCCGCGGCGCAGTCCATCCCGGAGACGGAGGTCGACGAGCTGGTCGACGCGATGCTCCGCGGACACGTGCCCCCGGGCGCCGAGTCCCTGGCGCCGCTCCTCCAGCCCGAGCGCGAGCGTTTCTTCGACTATCTGCCGGAGAACACGCTCGTGCTGGTCGAGGAGCCGGAGGAGGGCGCAGCCCGCTTCGAGCAGGTCTTCGGCGAGATCGAAGCGAACCACGCCGCGGCGGTCGGCGAACGCCTGACCGTTCCGCTCGAAGATCTGCTGCTCGGGCCGGAGGCCGTGTGCGAGGCCCTCGAGGCACGCGGGCCGACGAGCTTCGAACGACTCGACGTCCTCGACGAGCAGGGCGAGGCCGGCCGCCACCTCGTCGACACCCGGACCCAGGACGATCTCCGTCGCGCCCTCGCGACGACACGGAGCCACGACCGCGCGCTCGCCCCCCTGGTCGACCAGGTGAACGCGTGGCTCGCGGACAAGTGGCGCGTCGTGATCGCGTGCTCGTCGCTCTCGTCCGCCGATCGCCTGAAGACGCTTCTCTTCGAATACGAACTCGAGGGACAGGTCGCGACGGACCCGCGCCCGATCTGGCACTGGTCGCTGCCGGGACGTCTCGAGTTCCGGGTCGCCCCGATCTCCGAAGGCTTCGTGTGGCCGGACCAGGCGCTCGCGATCGTGACCGACGAAGAGATCTTCGGCGTCCGGCAGAAGAAGCGGAACCGGACCGGATGGCGGGAAGGCCAGAGCCTCGACGGGATCGCCCAGCTCGCCCCGGGCGACTTCCTCGTCCACCACGACCACGGCATCGGGATCTACAAGGGCCTTCACGAGCTGTCCGCCGGCGGACGCAGCAACGAGCTCCTCGCGATCGAGTACCTCGGCGGCGACAAGCTCTTCCTGCCGGTCGATCGTCTCTCCCGCGTCCAGCGCTACGGCGCCGCGGACGGCGTGAAGCCGCGGATCGACAAGCTCGGCGGCGAGACCTGGGAGAAGGTCCGCGGCAAGGTCAAGGCGAGCCTCCGCAACATGGCGGGGGAGCTGCTCTCGCTCCACGCGGCCCGCGAGCTCGCACCGGGCTTCGCCTTCGCCGGACGCGACACCGCCCTCGAAGAGTTCGAAGCGGGCTTCGCCTTCGACGAGACCCCGGACCAGATGGCCGCGATCGACGAGGTGATCGGCGACATGCAGCAGGCGAAGCCGATGGATCGGCTCGTGTGCGGCGACGTCGGCTACGGCAAGACCGAGGTCGCGATCCGGGCGGCCTTCCGCGCCGCGCAGGACGGCAAGCAGGTCGTCGTGTTGACGCCGACGACCGTCCTCTGCCAGCAGCACTTCGAGAATTTCCAGAAGCGCTTCGAAGATCACCCGATCCGCGTCGACATGCTCTCTCGCTTCTGCACGACGAAGGAAGCGAAGAACACCCTCGAAGGCCTCGCGACCGGCCAGGTCGACATCGTCGTCGCGACCCACCGCATCCTCGCGAAGAACGTCCAGTGGAAGGACCTCGGCCTCCTGGTCGTCGACGAGGAGCAGCGCTTCGGCGTGTCGCACAAGGAACGGATCAAGAAGCTCAAGAAGACCGTCGACGTCCTGACCCTGACCGCGACGCCGATCCCGCGCACGCTCCAGATGGCGTTCACCGGGATCCGCGACCTCTCCGTGATCGAGACGCCGCCGGTCGATCGCCTCGCGATCCGGACCCAGGTCTGCAAGTTCGACGAGGGGCTGATCCGCGAGGCGATCCTCCGCGAGATCCGCCGCGGCGGGCAGGTCTTCTTCCTGCACAACCGGGTGCAGACGATCGAGGCGATGCGGGAAACTCTCGAACGCATCGTCCCGGAAGTCTCGATCATGATCGCCCACGGGCAGATGAAGGAGCGCCAGCTCGAGGACAAGATCCACGCGTTCATGCGCAAGGAAGCCGACGTCCTCCTCTGCACGACGATCATCGAGAGCGGCATCGACATGCCGAACGTGAACACGATCCTCGTGAATCGCGCGGACGCGCTCGGCCTCGCGCAGCTCTACCAGATCCGCGGACGCGTCGGCCGGAGCACCCGACGCGCCTACGCCTATCTGCTCGTCCCCACCCAGGTCGGCTCGCTCTCGGGCGATGCGCAGAAGCGCCTCGAGGCGATCCAGGACCTGAGCGAGCTCGGCGCCGGGTTCCGGCTCGCGAACCTCGACCTCGAGATCCGGGGCGCCGGTGACCTGCTCGGCTCCGAGCAGTCCGGGAACCTGCGCAGCGTCGGCTACGAGACCTACATGGAGATGCTCGAAGAGACCATCGACGAGCTCCGCGGCACGGCCCACGAAGAGTGGCTCGATCCCGAGATCAAGCTGCCGGTCGTCGGTCGCCTCCCCGACGACTACGTGGCCGACGTGTCGCAGCGCCTGGTCTTCTACAAGCGCTTGTCGTCGGCGCGGGACGAGAACGAGGTGGCGCTGATCCGGGACGAGCTGCTCGATCGCTACGGCCGGATGCCCTCCGAAGCGGAGAATCTGCTCGAAGTCATCCGGCTCAAGATTCTCGCGCGAAGGCTGGGCATCCTGCGGATCGAGACCCAGCGCGGCGAGCTCGTCCTGCAGGCCGCGGCGCAGAGTCGGATCGATCCGGACCGATTGATCCAGCTCCTGACCCATGCGCGATCGGGATTGCGCGTCACGCCGGACCAGAAGATCGTCGCGAAGGCGCCGGGGCCCGAAGGCGGACCGCCGGCGCTCTTCGACGCGACCCGTCAGCTACTCGGGCAGCTGTCGACGGCGTAG